Proteins encoded by one window of Bos javanicus breed banteng chromosome 22, ARS-OSU_banteng_1.0, whole genome shotgun sequence:
- the HESX1 gene encoding homeobox expressed in ES cells 1 isoform X6 yields MQPDSELRRLSHILGLDQKKDCVPSTKPHRPWADTCGSSGKEVNLCLHVPTLPSGISLPQTVDHSVPEESVWKYEDYFAPSERLSLKRELSWYRGRRPRTAFTQNQIEVLENVFRVNCYPGIDIREDLAQKLNLEEDRIQIWFQNRRAKLKRSHRESQFLMAKKNFNTDLLE; encoded by the exons TATCTTAGGACTGGACCAGAAGAAAGACTGTGTTCCATCCACGAAACCCCACAGGCCCTGGGCGGACACCTGCGGCTCTTCAG ggAAAGAAGTTAACCTATGTCTACATGTCCCAACTCTTCCCAGTGGGATCTCATTACCTCAAACTGTGGATCACTCAGTCCCGGAAGAAAGTGTTTGGAAATACGAAGATTACTTTGCACCCTCAGAGAGACTTTCTTTGAAAAGAGAGTTGAGTTGGTATAGAGGCCGAAGACCCAGAACTGCTTTTACTCAAAACCAG ATTGAAGTGTTAGAAAATGTCTTTAGAGTAAACTGCTATCCTGGCATTGATATCAGAGAAGACTTAGCTCAAAAATTGAACCTAGAGGAGGACAGAATCCAG ATCTGGTTCCAAAATCGGCGTGCAAAGCTGAAAAGGTCCCATAGAGAATCACAGTttctaatggcaaaaaaaaatttcaacacaGATCTTCtggaataa
- the HESX1 gene encoding homeobox expressed in ES cells 1 isoform X1 produces MQPDSELRRLSHGERGDSQSLKDTDLHDITTPQKFSGAIGKSLEKRLLLEKPINPMTGLDQKKDCVPSTKPHRPWADTCGSSGKEVNLCLHVPTLPSGISLPQTVDHSVPEESVWKYEDYFAPSERLSLKRELSWYRGRRPRTAFTQNQIEVLENVFRVNCYPGIDIREDLAQKLNLEEDRIQIWFQNRRAKLKRSHRESQFLMAKKNFNTDLLE; encoded by the exons tggggagaggggagattcCCAAAGCTTAAAAGACACAGACCTACATGACATTACTACTCCCCAGAAGTTCTCGGGAGCAATAggcaagtcattggaaaagagatTGCTGTTAGAGAAGCCAATAAATCCCATGACTG GACTGGACCAGAAGAAAGACTGTGTTCCATCCACGAAACCCCACAGGCCCTGGGCGGACACCTGCGGCTCTTCAG ggAAAGAAGTTAACCTATGTCTACATGTCCCAACTCTTCCCAGTGGGATCTCATTACCTCAAACTGTGGATCACTCAGTCCCGGAAGAAAGTGTTTGGAAATACGAAGATTACTTTGCACCCTCAGAGAGACTTTCTTTGAAAAGAGAGTTGAGTTGGTATAGAGGCCGAAGACCCAGAACTGCTTTTACTCAAAACCAG ATTGAAGTGTTAGAAAATGTCTTTAGAGTAAACTGCTATCCTGGCATTGATATCAGAGAAGACTTAGCTCAAAAATTGAACCTAGAGGAGGACAGAATCCAG ATCTGGTTCCAAAATCGGCGTGCAAAGCTGAAAAGGTCCCATAGAGAATCACAGTttctaatggcaaaaaaaaatttcaacacaGATCTTCtggaataa
- the HESX1 gene encoding homeobox expressed in ES cells 1 isoform X3 — MQPDSELRRLSHGERGDSQSLKDTDLHDITTPQKFSGAIGKSLEKRLLLEKPINPMTGLDQKKDCVPSTKPHRPWADTCGSSGKEVNLCLHVPTLPSGISLPQTVDHSVPEESVWKYEDYFAPSERLSLKRELSWYRGRRPRTAFTQNQIWFQNRRAKLKRSHRESQFLMAKKNFNTDLLE; from the exons tggggagaggggagattcCCAAAGCTTAAAAGACACAGACCTACATGACATTACTACTCCCCAGAAGTTCTCGGGAGCAATAggcaagtcattggaaaagagatTGCTGTTAGAGAAGCCAATAAATCCCATGACTG GACTGGACCAGAAGAAAGACTGTGTTCCATCCACGAAACCCCACAGGCCCTGGGCGGACACCTGCGGCTCTTCAG ggAAAGAAGTTAACCTATGTCTACATGTCCCAACTCTTCCCAGTGGGATCTCATTACCTCAAACTGTGGATCACTCAGTCCCGGAAGAAAGTGTTTGGAAATACGAAGATTACTTTGCACCCTCAGAGAGACTTTCTTTGAAAAGAGAGTTGAGTTGGTATAGAGGCCGAAGACCCAGAACTGCTTTTACTCAAAACCAG ATCTGGTTCCAAAATCGGCGTGCAAAGCTGAAAAGGTCCCATAGAGAATCACAGTttctaatggcaaaaaaaaatttcaacacaGATCTTCtggaataa
- the HESX1 gene encoding homeobox expressed in ES cells 1 isoform X2, giving the protein MSPSLQEGARLGESKPSPCPFSIESILGLDQKKDCVPSTKPHRPWADTCGSSGKEVNLCLHVPTLPSGISLPQTVDHSVPEESVWKYEDYFAPSERLSLKRELSWYRGRRPRTAFTQNQIEVLENVFRVNCYPGIDIREDLAQKLNLEEDRIQIWFQNRRAKLKRSHRESQFLMAKKNFNTDLLE; this is encoded by the exons ATGTCTCCTAGTCTTCAGGAAGGTGCTCGGCTTGGGGAAAGCAAACCCTCACCCTGTCCCTTTTCAATTGAGAGTATCTTAGGACTGGACCAGAAGAAAGACTGTGTTCCATCCACGAAACCCCACAGGCCCTGGGCGGACACCTGCGGCTCTTCAG ggAAAGAAGTTAACCTATGTCTACATGTCCCAACTCTTCCCAGTGGGATCTCATTACCTCAAACTGTGGATCACTCAGTCCCGGAAGAAAGTGTTTGGAAATACGAAGATTACTTTGCACCCTCAGAGAGACTTTCTTTGAAAAGAGAGTTGAGTTGGTATAGAGGCCGAAGACCCAGAACTGCTTTTACTCAAAACCAG ATTGAAGTGTTAGAAAATGTCTTTAGAGTAAACTGCTATCCTGGCATTGATATCAGAGAAGACTTAGCTCAAAAATTGAACCTAGAGGAGGACAGAATCCAG ATCTGGTTCCAAAATCGGCGTGCAAAGCTGAAAAGGTCCCATAGAGAATCACAGTttctaatggcaaaaaaaaatttcaacacaGATCTTCtggaataa
- the HESX1 gene encoding homeobox expressed in ES cells 1 isoform X4, which translates to MACAIVPDQGSNQCPLHCKSILGLDQKKDCVPSTKPHRPWADTCGSSGKEVNLCLHVPTLPSGISLPQTVDHSVPEESVWKYEDYFAPSERLSLKRELSWYRGRRPRTAFTQNQIEVLENVFRVNCYPGIDIREDLAQKLNLEEDRIQIWFQNRRAKLKRSHRESQFLMAKKNFNTDLLE; encoded by the exons atggcatgtgcgATTGttccagaccaaggatcgaaccagtgtcccctgcattgcaag AGTATCTTAGGACTGGACCAGAAGAAAGACTGTGTTCCATCCACGAAACCCCACAGGCCCTGGGCGGACACCTGCGGCTCTTCAG ggAAAGAAGTTAACCTATGTCTACATGTCCCAACTCTTCCCAGTGGGATCTCATTACCTCAAACTGTGGATCACTCAGTCCCGGAAGAAAGTGTTTGGAAATACGAAGATTACTTTGCACCCTCAGAGAGACTTTCTTTGAAAAGAGAGTTGAGTTGGTATAGAGGCCGAAGACCCAGAACTGCTTTTACTCAAAACCAG ATTGAAGTGTTAGAAAATGTCTTTAGAGTAAACTGCTATCCTGGCATTGATATCAGAGAAGACTTAGCTCAAAAATTGAACCTAGAGGAGGACAGAATCCAG ATCTGGTTCCAAAATCGGCGTGCAAAGCTGAAAAGGTCCCATAGAGAATCACAGTttctaatggcaaaaaaaaatttcaacacaGATCTTCtggaataa
- the HESX1 gene encoding homeobox expressed in ES cells 1 isoform X5, producing MCDCSRPRIEPVSPALQGLDQKKDCVPSTKPHRPWADTCGSSGKEVNLCLHVPTLPSGISLPQTVDHSVPEESVWKYEDYFAPSERLSLKRELSWYRGRRPRTAFTQNQIEVLENVFRVNCYPGIDIREDLAQKLNLEEDRIQIWFQNRRAKLKRSHRESQFLMAKKNFNTDLLE from the exons atgtgcgATTGttccagaccaaggatcgaaccagtgtcccctgcattgcaag GACTGGACCAGAAGAAAGACTGTGTTCCATCCACGAAACCCCACAGGCCCTGGGCGGACACCTGCGGCTCTTCAG ggAAAGAAGTTAACCTATGTCTACATGTCCCAACTCTTCCCAGTGGGATCTCATTACCTCAAACTGTGGATCACTCAGTCCCGGAAGAAAGTGTTTGGAAATACGAAGATTACTTTGCACCCTCAGAGAGACTTTCTTTGAAAAGAGAGTTGAGTTGGTATAGAGGCCGAAGACCCAGAACTGCTTTTACTCAAAACCAG ATTGAAGTGTTAGAAAATGTCTTTAGAGTAAACTGCTATCCTGGCATTGATATCAGAGAAGACTTAGCTCAAAAATTGAACCTAGAGGAGGACAGAATCCAG ATCTGGTTCCAAAATCGGCGTGCAAAGCTGAAAAGGTCCCATAGAGAATCACAGTttctaatggcaaaaaaaaatttcaacacaGATCTTCtggaataa